One segment of Alistipes finegoldii DSM 17242 DNA contains the following:
- a CDS encoding urocanate hydratase, whose product MTLQEFQNDICAGIPDRLPAAKPYDRQINHAPKRKEILTPEEQVLAIKNALRYFPAKHHALLAKEFAEELRKYGRIYMYRLRPDYEMYARPIDQYPCKCRQAAAIMLMIQNNLDKAVAQHPHELITYGGNGAVFQNWAQYRLTMKYLSEMTDSQTLAMYSGHPLGLFPSHPDAPRVVVTNGMVIPNYSKPDDWERMNALGVSQYGQMTAGSYMYIGPQGIVHGTTITVMNAARKRFTADRRDARGMLFVSSGLGGMSGAQPKAGTISGVVSVIAEINPKAAQKRYEQGWVDELHHSLDELIPRIRRACREREAVSMAYVGNVVDLWERLAAEEIPVDLGSDQTSLHNPWAGGYYPVDVSYEASNKMMAEEPARFRECVQESLRRQVDAINKLTARGMYFFDYGNAFLLEASRAGAAVMGEGGRFRYPSYVQDIMGPMFFDYGFGPFRWVCTSGKPEDLELTDRLAAEVLEEIRRTAPAEIAGQLDDNIHWIREAGRNRLVIGSQARILYADSEGRTKIAQAFNRAIADGRLTAPVVLGRDHHDVSGTDSPYRETSNIYDGSNLTADMAVQNVIGGSFRGATWVSIHNGGGVGWGEVINGGFGMVIDGSEASDRRIREMLLWDVNNGIARRSWARNEGAVSAIRREMERTPGLQVTLPNAADEEMIRNVLKENE is encoded by the coding sequence ATGACACTGCAAGAGTTCCAAAACGATATTTGTGCGGGTATTCCCGACCGGCTGCCCGCCGCGAAACCTTATGACAGGCAAATCAACCACGCTCCCAAGCGCAAGGAGATTCTGACGCCTGAGGAGCAGGTGCTGGCGATCAAAAACGCCCTGCGTTACTTTCCCGCCAAACACCACGCCCTGCTGGCCAAGGAGTTTGCCGAGGAGCTGCGCAAATACGGGCGTATTTATATGTACCGCCTGCGTCCCGATTACGAGATGTACGCCCGACCGATCGACCAATACCCCTGCAAGTGCCGTCAGGCCGCGGCGATCATGCTGATGATCCAGAACAACCTCGACAAGGCCGTGGCCCAGCATCCGCACGAGCTGATCACCTACGGCGGCAACGGCGCGGTATTCCAGAACTGGGCGCAGTACCGCCTGACGATGAAATACCTCTCGGAGATGACCGACAGCCAGACGCTGGCGATGTATTCGGGCCATCCGCTGGGGCTGTTCCCGTCGCACCCCGACGCTCCGCGCGTGGTGGTGACCAACGGCATGGTGATTCCCAACTACTCGAAACCCGACGACTGGGAGCGCATGAACGCCCTCGGCGTGTCGCAGTACGGACAGATGACCGCGGGTTCCTATATGTATATCGGGCCGCAGGGCATCGTTCACGGGACGACGATCACGGTGATGAACGCCGCCCGCAAACGCTTCACCGCCGATCGCCGCGACGCTCGCGGCATGCTCTTCGTCTCGTCGGGACTGGGCGGCATGTCGGGCGCGCAGCCCAAGGCGGGGACCATTTCGGGCGTGGTGAGCGTCATCGCCGAGATCAACCCCAAGGCGGCGCAGAAGCGTTACGAGCAGGGCTGGGTCGATGAACTGCACCATTCGCTCGACGAGCTGATTCCCCGCATCCGCCGGGCCTGCCGGGAGCGCGAAGCGGTTTCGATGGCCTATGTGGGCAATGTCGTGGACCTTTGGGAGCGGCTCGCCGCCGAAGAGATTCCGGTGGATCTGGGTTCCGATCAGACTTCGCTGCATAATCCGTGGGCGGGCGGCTATTATCCGGTGGACGTGAGCTACGAGGCTTCGAACAAGATGATGGCCGAGGAGCCTGCCCGTTTCCGCGAATGCGTGCAGGAGTCGCTGCGCCGTCAGGTCGATGCGATCAATAAGCTGACGGCTCGCGGCATGTACTTCTTCGATTACGGAAACGCCTTCCTGCTGGAGGCTTCGCGCGCCGGAGCCGCCGTGATGGGCGAGGGCGGCCGGTTCCGTTATCCCTCCTACGTGCAGGACATCATGGGACCGATGTTCTTCGACTACGGCTTCGGACCTTTCCGCTGGGTCTGCACGTCGGGAAAACCCGAAGACCTCGAACTTACCGACCGCCTCGCGGCCGAAGTGCTGGAGGAGATCCGCCGCACGGCTCCCGCCGAAATCGCGGGCCAGCTCGACGACAACATCCACTGGATCCGCGAAGCGGGCCGCAATCGGCTCGTCATCGGTTCGCAGGCCCGTATCCTCTATGCGGACAGCGAAGGCCGCACGAAAATCGCGCAGGCTTTCAACCGGGCCATCGCCGACGGACGCCTTACGGCTCCCGTGGTGCTGGGCCGCGACCACCACGACGTTTCGGGCACCGATTCGCCCTACCGCGAGACCTCGAACATCTACGACGGGTCGAACCTTACGGCCGACATGGCCGTGCAGAACGTCATCGGCGGCTCGTTCCGCGGTGCAACGTGGGTCTCGATCCACAACGGCGGCGGCGTAGGCTGGGGCGAGGTGATAAACGGCGGCTTCGGCATGGTGATCGACGGTTCGGAAGCTTCCGACCGCCGCATCCGCGAAATGCTGCTGTGGGACGTGAACAACGGCATCGCCCGCCGCAGCTGGGCGCGCAACGAGGGGGCTGTGTCGGCGATCCGGCGCGAGATGGAGCGCACGCCCGGCCTGCAGGTGACGCTGCCCAATGCCGCCGACGAAGAAATGATACGCAATGTCTTGAAAGAAAACGAATAA
- the hutH gene encoding histidine ammonia-lyase: protein MEHHLISAQHLSIDRIREILFRRLPLALSDDARARIVRCREYLDRKMENPERPVYGITTGFGSLCDISVGYDELAQLQKNLVMSHACGTGERVPSEIVKLILLLKIQSLSYGHSGVQLATVERLIDFFNNDVLPVVYQQGSLGASGDLAPLAHMSLPLLGLGEVECEGRVRPAAEVLAERGWQPIRLESKEGLALLNGTQFMSAYGVWSLIGARRLSEWADRIGALSLDAFDGRIEPFCDEVHLIRAHKGQLTTARNIRRLLEGSELIARPKKHVQDPYSFRCIPQVHGASKDTIDYVEGVLTTEINSTTDNPTVFPEEDMVVSAGNFHGQPIALAMDFLAIALAELGSISERRTYKLISGARELPAFLVAKPGLNSGFMIPQYTAASIVSQSKGLCMPASVDSIPSSQGQEDHVSMGSNAATKLYRVVCNTERVLAIELFNAAQALEFRRPARSSETLERLVAEYRKEVPFIDNDSVMYPHIESSIRFIRKS, encoded by the coding sequence ATGGAACATCATCTTATCTCCGCGCAGCATCTTTCGATCGACCGCATCCGCGAAATCCTCTTCCGCCGTCTGCCGCTGGCCCTGAGCGACGATGCCCGCGCACGCATCGTCCGCTGCCGCGAATACCTCGACCGCAAGATGGAAAACCCCGAACGCCCGGTTTACGGCATCACCACCGGTTTCGGATCGTTGTGCGACATTTCGGTAGGGTATGACGAGCTGGCCCAGCTGCAGAAGAACCTCGTCATGTCGCACGCCTGCGGGACGGGCGAGCGCGTCCCCTCCGAGATCGTGAAACTGATCCTTCTGCTCAAGATACAGTCGCTCTCCTACGGCCATTCCGGCGTGCAGCTGGCGACCGTGGAGCGGCTGATCGACTTTTTCAACAACGACGTACTGCCCGTGGTCTATCAGCAGGGGTCGCTCGGCGCTTCGGGCGACTTGGCGCCGCTGGCGCATATGAGCCTGCCGCTGCTGGGACTGGGCGAAGTGGAGTGCGAAGGCCGTGTCCGGCCTGCCGCCGAGGTGCTGGCCGAGCGGGGCTGGCAGCCGATCCGGCTCGAATCCAAGGAGGGGCTGGCCCTGCTCAACGGCACCCAGTTCATGAGCGCATACGGCGTCTGGTCGCTGATCGGGGCGCGCCGCCTGAGCGAGTGGGCCGACCGCATCGGCGCGCTGTCGCTCGACGCTTTCGACGGCCGCATCGAACCCTTCTGCGACGAGGTGCATCTGATCCGCGCGCACAAGGGCCAGCTCACCACGGCCCGCAACATCCGCCGTCTGCTCGAAGGCAGCGAGCTGATCGCCCGTCCGAAGAAGCATGTGCAGGATCCCTACTCCTTCCGCTGCATCCCGCAGGTGCACGGGGCGTCGAAAGACACGATCGACTATGTGGAGGGCGTGCTGACGACCGAAATCAACAGCACCACCGACAATCCGACGGTCTTCCCCGAAGAGGATATGGTCGTCTCGGCGGGCAATTTCCACGGTCAGCCCATCGCGCTGGCGATGGACTTTCTGGCCATCGCGCTCGCGGAGTTGGGCAGCATCTCCGAACGCCGCACCTACAAACTGATCTCCGGTGCGCGCGAGTTGCCGGCCTTCCTCGTCGCCAAGCCGGGGCTGAACAGCGGCTTCATGATTCCCCAGTACACGGCGGCCTCGATCGTCAGCCAGTCGAAGGGGCTCTGCATGCCTGCGTCGGTCGATTCGATCCCCTCGTCGCAGGGGCAGGAGGACCATGTGAGCATGGGGTCCAACGCCGCGACCAAACTCTACCGCGTGGTGTGCAACACCGAACGGGTGCTGGCCATCGAGCTTTTCAACGCCGCGCAGGCGCTCGAATTCCGCCGTCCGGCGCGCTCGTCGGAGACGCTCGAACGTCTCGTCGCCGAATACCGCAAAGAGGTGCCCTTCATCGACAACGATTCGGTGATGTACCCGCATATCGAATCATCCATCCGATTCATCCGCAAATCATGA
- the hutI gene encoding imidazolonepropionase produces MRLLVKNIGKIVGIETAGRLRLCGGEMDRLETLDDAWLLADDGRIAAFGRMETLGEMAADRTVDAEGGMLFPSFCDSHTHLVYAGSREREFLDKINGLSYEEIARRGGGILNSADLLHETSEEELYAQAMERVREIAAKGTGCVEIKSGYGLTTEDELKMLRVIRRIRETAPLAVRATFLGAHAVPRSYIGRQEEYVELVCNEMLPAVAAGKLADFVDVFCDEGFFTVEQTARIMKAGRKLGMQPKIHANELAVSGGVQVGVEYDALSVDHLERMGEAEIRALRGAVTSPTMLPGAAFFLGMSYPPAREMIRAGLGVALASDYNPGSSPSGDMRMVVSLACIRMKMTPAEAINAATLNGAYAMGLSRSYGSVTVGKVANFFITKPIPSVEFLPYAYTTPLIRRVFLRGEEYVA; encoded by the coding sequence ATGAGACTTCTGGTAAAGAACATCGGCAAAATCGTCGGTATCGAGACCGCCGGACGGCTTCGGCTCTGCGGCGGGGAGATGGACCGCTTGGAGACGCTCGACGATGCGTGGCTGCTGGCCGACGACGGCCGGATCGCCGCATTCGGGCGCATGGAGACGCTCGGTGAAATGGCCGCGGACAGGACCGTTGACGCCGAAGGGGGCATGCTCTTCCCATCGTTCTGCGACTCCCACACGCATCTGGTCTATGCCGGAAGCCGCGAACGGGAGTTTCTCGACAAGATCAACGGCCTGAGCTACGAGGAGATAGCCCGCCGCGGCGGGGGCATCCTCAATTCGGCCGACCTGCTGCACGAAACTTCGGAAGAGGAGCTCTACGCGCAGGCGATGGAGCGCGTGCGCGAGATCGCCGCGAAGGGAACGGGCTGCGTCGAGATCAAGAGCGGCTACGGCCTGACGACCGAAGACGAGCTGAAGATGCTGCGCGTCATCCGCCGCATCCGCGAGACGGCTCCGCTGGCCGTGCGCGCCACGTTCCTCGGCGCGCATGCCGTACCTCGGAGCTATATCGGCCGGCAGGAGGAGTACGTGGAGCTGGTCTGCAACGAAATGCTTCCAGCCGTGGCGGCCGGGAAACTGGCCGATTTCGTCGATGTCTTCTGCGACGAAGGGTTCTTTACCGTGGAACAGACGGCCCGCATCATGAAAGCCGGACGCAAGCTGGGCATGCAGCCGAAGATTCACGCCAACGAACTGGCCGTTTCGGGCGGCGTGCAGGTGGGCGTGGAGTACGACGCCCTCTCGGTCGATCACCTCGAACGCATGGGCGAAGCGGAGATTCGGGCGCTGCGCGGCGCGGTGACCTCTCCGACGATGCTGCCCGGCGCGGCGTTCTTCCTCGGCATGAGCTATCCGCCGGCCCGCGAGATGATCCGCGCGGGGCTGGGCGTGGCGCTGGCTTCGGACTACAATCCCGGCTCGTCGCCTTCGGGCGATATGCGCATGGTCGTATCGCTGGCCTGCATCCGCATGAAGATGACCCCGGCCGAAGCGATCAACGCCGCGACGCTCAACGGCGCCTACGCCATGGGCCTGAGCCGCAGCTACGGTTCCGTTACTGTAGGTAAAGTCGCCAATTTCTTCATCACCAAACCGATACCTTCGGTCGAATTCTTGCCTTATGCCTATACGACGCCGCTCATCCGCCGGGTATTCCTGCGCGGCGAGGAGTATGTGGCGTAG
- a CDS encoding bifunctional methionine sulfoxide reductase B/A protein gives MKPLTPEERRVIVDKGTEAPFTGRYYDHREAGVYHCRQCGAPLYRSADKFDAGCGWPSFDDEIPGAVTRTPDADGRRTEITCAKCGAHLGHVFVGEEFTPKNTRHCVNSVSLLFEPEAKAGEQPAAGGEQAQKKEGPETAIFAGGCFWGVEYLLSKMPGVLKVESGYTGGRTENPTYEQVCSHTTGHAEAVRVTFDPAKVSYEKLAKFFFEIHDPTQLDGQGPDLGDQYRSEIFYTTPAQQQTAEKLIGELRRRGYDVVTEVTPAGRFWPAEDYHQQYYKRKGTLPYCHAYTKRF, from the coding sequence ATGAAACCGCTGACACCGGAAGAGCGACGTGTGATCGTCGACAAGGGTACCGAAGCACCCTTTACGGGCCGATATTATGACCACCGCGAGGCGGGCGTATACCACTGCCGCCAATGCGGCGCGCCGCTGTACCGTTCCGCCGACAAGTTCGACGCGGGGTGCGGCTGGCCCAGTTTCGACGACGAGATTCCGGGCGCCGTGACGCGGACGCCCGACGCCGACGGACGGCGCACCGAGATCACCTGCGCCAAATGCGGGGCTCACTTGGGACATGTGTTTGTCGGCGAGGAATTTACACCGAAGAATACGCGCCACTGCGTCAATTCGGTTTCGCTTCTCTTCGAACCCGAAGCGAAAGCCGGCGAACAGCCGGCCGCCGGAGGGGAGCAGGCGCAGAAAAAGGAGGGGCCCGAAACCGCGATTTTCGCCGGAGGCTGTTTCTGGGGCGTGGAGTACCTGCTGTCCAAGATGCCCGGCGTGCTGAAGGTCGAATCGGGCTACACCGGCGGCAGGACCGAAAACCCCACCTACGAGCAGGTGTGCAGCCATACCACGGGGCATGCCGAAGCGGTGCGCGTGACGTTCGATCCGGCGAAGGTGTCGTATGAAAAGCTGGCGAAGTTCTTTTTCGAGATTCACGATCCGACGCAGCTCGACGGGCAGGGCCCGGATCTCGGCGACCAATACCGTTCCGAGATTTTCTATACGACGCCCGCCCAGCAGCAGACGGCCGAAAAGCTGATCGGCGAGCTGCGCCGCAGAGGGTACGACGTCGTGACCGAGGTTACCCCTGCAGGCCGGTTCTGGCCCGCCGAAGATTATCACCAGCAGTATTACAAGCGCAAGGGTACGCTTCCGTACTGCCACGCCTATACCAAACGGTTTTAG
- a CDS encoding CatB-related O-acetyltransferase has product MNTKTYPRTNDRRTIYLNTVIDNPCIEVGDYTIYNDFVNDPTEFEKNNVLYHYPINKDRLVIGKFCTIACGARFLFNSANHTLGSLANYTFPLFFEEWELDRANVAAAWDNKGDIIIGNDVWIGYEAVIMAGVRIGDGAVIAARAVVTRDVPPYTIVGGVPAKTIRPRFDDRAAARLLELQWWNWPVEKIRANLPRIMRGEIDKLV; this is encoded by the coding sequence ATGAATACGAAAACATATCCCCGCACGAACGACCGCCGGACGATCTATCTGAATACGGTGATTGACAACCCCTGTATCGAGGTCGGCGACTACACGATCTACAACGATTTCGTGAACGACCCGACAGAGTTCGAAAAGAACAACGTCCTCTACCACTACCCGATCAACAAGGACCGGCTGGTCATCGGCAAATTCTGCACCATCGCCTGCGGCGCGCGGTTCCTGTTCAACAGCGCGAACCACACGCTCGGCTCGCTGGCCAATTACACCTTTCCGCTCTTCTTCGAGGAGTGGGAACTCGACCGGGCGAACGTCGCCGCGGCGTGGGACAACAAGGGCGACATCATCATCGGCAACGACGTATGGATCGGTTACGAAGCGGTCATCATGGCGGGCGTCAGGATCGGCGACGGCGCCGTGATCGCGGCGCGGGCCGTCGTCACACGGGACGTTCCGCCCTACACGATCGTGGGCGGCGTCCCGGCCAAAACGATACGGCCGCGTTTCGACGACAGAGCGGCCGCACGGCTGCTGGAGCTGCAATGGTGGAACTGGCCGGTCGAAAAGATCCGCGCAAACCTGCCCCGCATCATGCGGGGCGAAATCGACAAGCTGGTGTGA
- a CDS encoding MalY/PatB family protein, protein MKYDFDEIVPRRGTHSVKWELDSDPDILPMWVADMDFRTAPPVVEALRRRVEHGIFGYAQAPQAYYDAVVKWFERRHGWHTEPEWILHTTGVIPALSAILKALTQPGDKILVQTPVYNHFFISIRNSGCRTAENDLTYRGGAYTIDFADLERKAADPEVKAMLLCNPHNPAGRVWSPEELRRIGEICLRNGVFVVADEIHCELVMPGFRYTPFASLGEEFLHNSVTCCSPSKAFNLAGLQVANIIAAGETVRAKIEKALRINETGEIGPLAIDALIAAYDRGAEWLDALNEYLHANYLFLREYFAQHLPQYPVLPLEGTYLVWADCRAAGLASDELAERLLAEGRLRVNSGTMYGAAGAGFIRLNIACPRTLLAEELERLRKVLELRK, encoded by the coding sequence ATGAAATACGATTTCGACGAAATAGTCCCGCGCCGCGGGACGCACTCGGTCAAATGGGAGCTGGACAGCGATCCCGACATACTGCCCATGTGGGTGGCCGACATGGATTTCCGTACGGCGCCGCCCGTCGTCGAAGCGCTGCGGCGGCGGGTCGAGCACGGCATATTCGGCTATGCGCAGGCGCCGCAGGCCTATTACGATGCGGTCGTGAAGTGGTTCGAACGGCGTCACGGCTGGCACACGGAGCCGGAGTGGATACTCCATACGACGGGTGTGATTCCGGCGCTTTCGGCCATTCTGAAAGCCTTGACGCAACCGGGCGACAAGATTCTGGTTCAGACGCCCGTCTACAACCACTTCTTCATCTCGATCCGCAACAGCGGATGCCGGACGGCAGAAAACGACCTGACCTACCGCGGCGGCGCCTATACGATCGACTTCGCCGATCTGGAGCGCAAGGCAGCCGATCCTGAGGTCAAAGCGATGCTGCTGTGCAACCCGCACAATCCGGCCGGGCGTGTCTGGTCGCCGGAGGAGCTGCGCAGGATCGGCGAAATATGTCTGCGCAACGGCGTCTTCGTCGTGGCCGACGAAATTCACTGCGAGCTGGTCATGCCGGGATTCCGCTACACGCCGTTCGCATCGCTCGGCGAAGAGTTCCTGCACAATTCGGTCACCTGCTGCTCGCCCAGCAAGGCGTTCAACCTCGCCGGACTGCAGGTCGCCAATATCATCGCGGCCGGCGAAACGGTGCGCGCAAAAATCGAAAAGGCGTTACGCATCAACGAAACGGGCGAAATCGGTCCGTTGGCGATCGACGCGCTGATCGCCGCCTACGACCGGGGCGCGGAGTGGCTCGACGCGCTGAACGAATACCTGCACGCCAACTACCTTTTCCTGCGGGAGTACTTCGCACAGCACCTGCCGCAGTACCCCGTACTGCCGCTGGAAGGCACCTATCTGGTGTGGGCGGACTGCCGGGCCGCGGGACTGGCGTCGGACGAACTGGCGGAACGTCTGCTCGCCGAGGGCAGACTGCGCGTCAATTCGGGCACGATGTACGGTGCGGCGGGCGCAGGCTTCATCCGGCTGAATATCGCCTGCCCGCGCACGCTGCTCGCCGAAGAACTCGAACGGCTGCGGAAGGTGCTCGAATTGCGGAAATAG
- a CDS encoding cysteine dioxygenase encodes MKKTTLADNLPECSAAAAGFGDFFSGLLETTAAKTIDDALGQQIRAYVLGWLQTHPLTAFDDYSDTAYRRTYLGRCPATGWEAIVMSWKNGNRTSIHAHPQFAGYHIADGTFRLEIFEPAAGGAARLTESAVVEGPCAFFAVGAPGRFDNHIHRITCLSDTGHSLHVYSDDALRGEVYREE; translated from the coding sequence ATGAAAAAGACGACACTCGCCGACAACCTGCCCGAATGTTCCGCCGCAGCCGCGGGCTTCGGGGATTTCTTCTCCGGCCTGCTGGAGACGACCGCCGCAAAAACGATAGACGACGCCCTCGGACAGCAGATTCGGGCGTATGTCCTCGGCTGGCTGCAAACGCATCCCCTGACCGCGTTCGACGACTATTCCGACACGGCATACCGGCGCACCTACCTCGGACGCTGCCCCGCCACCGGCTGGGAGGCGATCGTGATGAGCTGGAAAAACGGCAACCGGACCAGCATCCATGCGCATCCCCAATTCGCGGGCTATCACATTGCCGACGGCACCTTCCGGCTCGAAATATTCGAACCTGCGGCCGGAGGTGCGGCGCGGCTGACGGAGAGCGCCGTCGTGGAGGGGCCTTGCGCATTCTTCGCCGTAGGGGCGCCGGGGCGTTTCGACAACCACATACACCGCATCACCTGCCTGAGCGACACGGGCCACAGCCTGCACGTCTACTCCGACGACGCCCTGCGGGGCGAGGTCTACCGGGAGGAATAG
- a CDS encoding RsmD family RNA methyltransferase produces the protein MRIVSGKYKGRAINPPRNLRARPTTDFAKENLFNVLGNLLDFEECDVLDLFAGTGSISYEFASRGARSVTSVEINPVHYNFIRQTAAQLGIGNLYAVKANVFLYLKSCPKQFDVIFSDAPYDLAGSEQVVRLVLENDLLRPEGVLIFEHSKQMDFSAYPEFWQQRSYGSVQFSFFRKP, from the coding sequence ATGCGAATAGTAAGCGGAAAATACAAGGGCCGGGCCATCAACCCGCCCCGCAACCTGCGGGCGCGGCCGACGACCGATTTCGCCAAGGAGAACCTCTTCAACGTCCTCGGCAATCTGCTGGATTTCGAGGAGTGCGACGTGCTGGACCTCTTCGCGGGAACCGGCTCGATCAGCTATGAGTTCGCATCGCGCGGAGCGCGGAGCGTAACCTCGGTGGAAATCAATCCGGTACACTACAACTTCATCCGCCAGACGGCGGCGCAGCTGGGCATCGGGAACCTCTATGCGGTCAAAGCCAACGTCTTCCTCTACCTCAAAAGCTGTCCGAAACAGTTCGACGTGATTTTCTCGGACGCCCCCTACGATCTGGCGGGCAGCGAGCAGGTCGTAAGGCTGGTGCTCGAAAACGACCTGCTGCGCCCCGAAGGCGTGCTGATTTTCGAACATTCGAAGCAGATGGACTTCTCCGCATATCCGGAATTCTGGCAGCAAAGGAGCTACGGGAGCGTGCAGTTCTCCTTCTTCCGGAAACCCTAA
- a CDS encoding ATP-dependent DNA helicase, with amino-acid sequence MFSTRIATQIYAKICFETTSGQKKIIEKLSEYLADDDFSRIFVLNGYAGTGKTTLIAALVGALKDLNIKPVLLAPTGRAAKVLAQYAQEKALTIHKRIYRQRTNADYESKYSLNINTEKGAVFIVDEASMLSDTPGDGALFGSGSLLEDLVQYVRSGRACRLILVGDSAQLPPVGADCSPALDPSVLARFGDVEYGTMDEVVRQEAESGILFNATLVRCMLENGIYEIPHFETDYPDIEAVEGGEFLDKLQDCYAKYGRDETIVITRSNKRANRYNEGIRRNVTFAEEEIESNDMLMVVKNNYYFTERNKDCPMHFIANGDIARLKRLRRYEDFYGFRFADVVLEFPDYEDAELECKILLDTIASESPSLTREESTRLFYEVEKDYLDVKSKLKRFKEIRENPHFNALQVKFSYAVTCHKAQGGQWRAVFVDRCLFGDEPMTRDMLRWLYTALTRATDKLYLVNFDEKFYE; translated from the coding sequence ATGTTTAGCACACGTATTGCGACCCAAATTTACGCTAAAATTTGTTTTGAAACAACTTCTGGGCAAAAAAAAATTATAGAAAAGTTGTCCGAATATCTCGCAGACGACGATTTTTCCCGGATTTTTGTCCTGAACGGGTATGCGGGTACGGGCAAAACGACTCTGATCGCGGCGCTGGTCGGTGCGCTTAAGGATTTGAATATCAAACCCGTTCTGCTGGCTCCGACGGGCCGGGCCGCCAAGGTGCTGGCCCAATACGCTCAGGAAAAGGCACTTACCATCCACAAGCGGATTTACCGTCAGCGGACCAACGCCGATTATGAATCGAAATATTCGCTCAACATCAACACCGAAAAGGGGGCCGTTTTCATCGTGGACGAGGCTTCGATGCTGTCAGACACTCCGGGCGACGGGGCGCTGTTCGGTTCCGGATCGCTGCTGGAGGACCTCGTGCAGTATGTCCGCAGCGGCCGCGCGTGCCGTCTGATTTTGGTCGGCGACAGCGCCCAGCTGCCGCCCGTGGGGGCCGATTGCAGCCCGGCGCTCGACCCGTCGGTGCTGGCCCGCTTCGGCGACGTGGAGTACGGTACGATGGACGAGGTCGTGCGTCAGGAGGCCGAGTCGGGCATTCTGTTCAACGCCACGCTGGTGCGCTGCATGCTCGAAAACGGCATCTACGAGATTCCGCACTTCGAAACGGACTATCCCGACATCGAGGCGGTCGAAGGCGGGGAGTTTCTCGACAAACTGCAGGATTGCTACGCCAAGTACGGCCGCGACGAAACCATCGTCATCACCCGCTCGAACAAGCGCGCCAACCGTTATAACGAAGGTATCCGCCGCAACGTGACGTTCGCCGAGGAGGAGATCGAAAGCAACGACATGCTGATGGTGGTGAAGAACAACTACTATTTTACGGAGCGGAACAAGGATTGCCCCATGCACTTCATCGCCAACGGCGACATCGCGCGGCTCAAGCGGCTGCGGCGCTACGAGGATTTCTACGGCTTCCGTTTTGCGGACGTCGTGCTCGAATTCCCCGATTACGAGGATGCCGAGTTGGAGTGCAAGATCCTGCTCGACACCATCGCTTCGGAATCCCCGTCGCTTACGCGCGAGGAGTCCACGCGCCTTTTCTACGAGGTCGAGAAGGATTACCTCGATGTGAAAAGCAAACTGAAACGCTTCAAGGAAATACGTGAAAATCCGCACTTCAACGCCCTTCAGGTGAAGTTTTCCTACGCCGTGACCTGCCACAAGGCGCAGGGCGGACAGTGGCGGGCGGTCTTCGTCGACCGCTGCCTGTTCGGCGACGAGCCGATGACGCGCGACATGCTGCGCTGGCTCTATACGGCCCTGACGCGTGCCACGGATAAATTGTATCTTGTAAATTTCGATGAAAAATTCTATGAATAG
- a CDS encoding uracil-DNA glycosylase family protein, translated as MNSELHPLEPFLPANARILMLGSFPPKRIRWSMDFFYPNLQNDMWRIVGYLAAGDKSHFLMPGGRKFDKERIEAFCRERGIALYDTAVEVIRLKDNASDNFLQVVREVDLAALLARIPHCRTLVTTGQKATDTLRAITGCGEPAVGESVAFEYAGRSMRLWRMPSSSRAYPRPVEWKAGFYRKVFEDNEIL; from the coding sequence ATGAATAGCGAACTCCATCCGCTCGAACCGTTTCTTCCCGCCAACGCCCGCATCCTGATGCTGGGCAGTTTCCCGCCCAAGCGCATCCGCTGGTCGATGGACTTCTTCTATCCCAACCTGCAGAACGACATGTGGCGCATCGTGGGCTACCTCGCCGCGGGGGACAAGTCGCACTTCCTGATGCCCGGCGGGCGGAAGTTCGACAAGGAGCGCATCGAGGCGTTCTGCCGCGAGCGGGGGATTGCGCTGTACGATACGGCGGTCGAAGTCATCCGACTGAAAGACAATGCGTCGGACAATTTTCTTCAAGTGGTGCGCGAGGTCGATCTGGCGGCTTTGCTGGCGCGTATTCCCCACTGCCGCACCCTCGTTACGACGGGGCAGAAGGCGACCGATACGCTGCGCGCCATTACGGGCTGCGGCGAACCTGCGGTGGGCGAAAGCGTAGCCTTCGAATATGCCGGGCGCAGCATGCGGCTCTGGCGCATGCCGTCGTCGTCGAGGGCCTATCCGCGCCCGGTCGAGTGGAAGGCAGGATTTTACCGCAAAGTATTCGAAGATAATGAAATTCTGTAA